One Natrinema longum genomic window carries:
- the psmA gene encoding archaeal proteasome endopeptidase complex subunit alpha, with protein MQGQQQQQAYDRGITIFSPDGRLYQVEYAREAVKRGTASIGVRTNGGVVLAVDKRVPSPLLEDSSVEKIHKADDHIGIASAGHVADARQLIDFARRQTQVNQLRYGEPIGVETLTKEVTDHIQQYTQVGGARPFGVALIVGGIQNGEPRLFETDPSGTPYEWKALAVGSDRGELQNYLEEHYDDEADLDGGIQLALDALASVNDGSLLPNEVGLATVDAETESFEQFDQDRIADYLEENDLLDTGEDDEESAE; from the coding sequence ATGCAGGGACAACAACAACAACAGGCGTACGACCGCGGCATCACGATCTTCTCGCCCGATGGTCGACTCTACCAGGTCGAGTACGCTCGTGAGGCGGTCAAACGAGGCACGGCGAGTATCGGAGTCCGAACGAACGGCGGCGTCGTCCTCGCGGTCGACAAACGAGTCCCCTCCCCGCTGCTCGAGGACTCGAGCGTCGAAAAGATTCACAAGGCCGACGACCACATCGGTATCGCCAGCGCGGGCCACGTCGCCGACGCCCGCCAGTTGATCGACTTCGCACGCCGCCAGACGCAGGTCAACCAGCTCCGATACGGCGAGCCGATCGGCGTCGAGACGCTGACCAAGGAAGTCACCGACCACATCCAGCAGTACACCCAGGTCGGCGGTGCCCGCCCCTTCGGCGTCGCGTTGATCGTCGGCGGCATCCAGAACGGCGAACCGCGCCTGTTCGAGACCGACCCCTCGGGGACTCCCTACGAGTGGAAGGCACTGGCCGTCGGTTCCGACCGCGGCGAACTCCAGAACTACCTCGAGGAGCACTACGACGACGAGGCCGACTTGGATGGCGGCATCCAACTCGCCCTCGACGCGCTCGCGTCGGTCAACGACGGCTCCCTGCTCCCCAACGAAGTGGGACTGGCGACCGTCGACGCCGAAACCGAGTCCTTCGAACAGTTCGACCAGGACCGTATCGCCGACTACCTCGAGGAGAAC
- a CDS encoding Rpp14/Pop5 family protein, with protein MKHLPKHLRPRWRYLAVELESWPDERIDSRSFQRELWYAGQNLLGDPGSADADLTVVRFAFADGRGEAIVRVRRGETEPARAALACIDAIDGAPVGIRVRGISGTIRAAEENYLGRGGQDSDERNVVFGNEERVAVLRDGVGDVRLDEAFVGATDLDYDLV; from the coding sequence ATGAAACATCTCCCGAAGCACCTCCGGCCGCGCTGGCGATATCTCGCCGTCGAACTCGAGAGTTGGCCCGACGAGCGGATCGACAGCCGATCGTTCCAGCGGGAGTTGTGGTACGCGGGCCAGAACCTCCTGGGCGATCCGGGCAGCGCCGACGCCGATCTGACGGTCGTTCGGTTCGCGTTCGCCGACGGCCGGGGGGAAGCGATCGTCAGGGTCCGACGTGGTGAGACCGAACCCGCTCGAGCGGCACTGGCCTGTATCGACGCGATCGACGGCGCTCCCGTCGGGATTCGGGTCCGCGGTATCAGTGGCACGATCCGGGCGGCTGAAGAAAACTATTTAGGACGCGGCGGGCAAGATTCCGACGAGAGAAACGTCGTGTTCGGGAACGAAGAGCGAGTCGCCGTCCTGCGGGACGGCGTTGGGGACGTCCGACTCGATGAGGCGTTCGTGGGCGCGACAGACCTCGATTACGATCTCGTGTGA
- a CDS encoding RNase P subunit p30 family protein → MYEAVHAHPDGQSTVARLAQTAADYGYEGVVVRNHDDARADYDPERIRAEYGLDVVEGVEIRADDPQQAGGSVGNYRTSETIVGIHGGTTALNRFAVEQPKVDVLAHPMTESGDVNHVLVKAAVENGVRLEFDLSGVLRESGGRRVRILQSLRKLREIVAHYDAPYVVSGDPTSHLELRAPRELKALGDRIGFSPEFVEDGLAEWGRLAERNRHVDSESFIEPGVQRGRYEEDA, encoded by the coding sequence ATGTACGAGGCCGTCCACGCCCATCCCGACGGACAGAGCACGGTCGCCAGGCTCGCACAAACGGCGGCCGACTACGGCTACGAGGGCGTGGTCGTGCGTAATCACGACGACGCTCGAGCGGACTACGATCCCGAACGGATCCGCGCGGAGTACGGGCTCGACGTCGTCGAGGGCGTCGAGATCCGGGCCGACGACCCCCAGCAAGCGGGCGGGTCGGTGGGGAATTATCGAACGTCGGAAACGATCGTCGGGATCCACGGCGGGACGACGGCGCTGAATCGCTTCGCCGTCGAACAGCCGAAAGTCGACGTGCTCGCACATCCGATGACCGAGAGCGGCGACGTCAACCACGTGTTGGTGAAAGCCGCCGTCGAAAACGGCGTCCGCCTCGAGTTCGACCTCTCGGGGGTGCTACGAGAGAGCGGCGGTCGTCGTGTCCGGATCCTGCAATCGCTGCGAAAGCTCCGGGAAATCGTCGCCCACTACGACGCTCCCTACGTCGTGAGTGGGGATCCGACCTCACACCTCGAATTACGGGCACCGCGCGAACTGAAAGCGCTCGGCGACCGGATCGGCTTCTCGCCCGAGTTCGTCGAGGACGGCCTCGCGGAGTGGGGGCGGCTGGCCGAGCGCAATCGGCACGTCGACTCCGAGTCGTTCATTGAGCCGGGGGTCCAACGGGGCAGGTATGAAGAGGACGCTTGA
- the tbsP gene encoding transcriptional regulator TbsP — protein sequence MTSNLLNHQIDDILDSMLEDATGDVYMVNPSADAIEEFVAVATAFDGDLPSVHMLADERTLKDVMDDFIVASNAADLISEGALSMRTLEEAPENSLLVSDDRVIAIVHAGDRVGGLITDDESFVADTFDTYAGRWDGATEFNLRTPPITDVRETLADEISPEAEADFTAILNSLETARGDGNGLDEVTISLLVAAKNEALLYDISKWGEDVGIASKATFSRTKTKLEDMGLIDTEKVPIDVGRPRLRLKIGDDRLSEADNGQLATVAQSILN from the coding sequence ATGACTTCGAATTTACTAAACCATCAGATTGACGATATCCTCGACTCCATGCTCGAGGACGCGACCGGTGACGTGTATATGGTCAACCCGTCTGCAGACGCCATCGAAGAGTTCGTCGCCGTCGCGACTGCGTTCGACGGGGACCTGCCGTCGGTCCACATGCTCGCCGACGAACGAACCCTGAAAGACGTCATGGACGACTTCATCGTCGCCTCGAACGCGGCCGATCTCATCAGCGAGGGGGCACTCTCGATGCGCACGCTCGAGGAAGCACCCGAAAACTCGCTGCTGGTCAGCGACGATCGCGTGATCGCCATCGTCCACGCCGGCGACCGCGTCGGCGGGCTGATCACCGACGACGAGAGTTTCGTCGCGGACACCTTCGACACCTACGCCGGCCGCTGGGACGGTGCCACCGAATTCAACCTTCGAACGCCCCCGATTACGGACGTCCGCGAGACCCTCGCCGACGAGATCAGCCCCGAAGCCGAGGCGGATTTCACTGCGATCCTCAACTCCCTCGAAACCGCTCGCGGGGACGGCAACGGGCTCGACGAGGTCACCATCTCGCTGCTCGTTGCAGCCAAAAACGAGGCGCTGCTCTACGACATCAGCAAGTGGGGCGAAGACGTCGGCATCGCCTCCAAGGCGACGTTCTCCCGAACGAAGACCAAGCTCGAGGACATGGGCCTGATCGACACCGAGAAGGTCCCGATCGACGTCGGCCGCCCGCGCCTGCGTCTCAAGATCGGCGACGACCGACTCAGCGAGGCCGACAACGGCCAGCTCGCGACGGTGGCGCAGTCGATTCTCAACTAG
- a CDS encoding class I SAM-dependent methyltransferase: protein MKRTLEEHAARFDEKAGEYDDSKSEEYHACANLVVEHAAPGEDDVVLDLATGTGAIALALAPDAKRVVGRDISEEMMAEATRKAAEAGLENLAFDHGTFREPAYDGPVDVVTSNFALHHLSDEEKREAIAVIADLEPRRFVLGDVMFFGEPDPDEPFYSPEVDDPATVGVLADAFTDAGFSLTAVERVHDQVGVLVAERGPTDVDAAAE from the coding sequence ATGAAGAGGACGCTTGAGGAACACGCCGCCCGGTTCGACGAGAAGGCCGGCGAGTACGACGACTCGAAATCCGAGGAGTATCACGCCTGTGCGAACCTCGTTGTCGAACACGCTGCCCCCGGCGAGGACGACGTCGTCCTCGACCTCGCGACCGGGACGGGTGCGATCGCGCTCGCGCTCGCCCCCGACGCGAAGCGGGTGGTCGGCCGCGACATCAGCGAGGAGATGATGGCCGAAGCCACGCGGAAAGCCGCCGAGGCGGGCCTCGAGAACCTCGCGTTCGATCACGGCACCTTCCGTGAGCCGGCGTACGACGGTCCGGTCGACGTAGTCACCTCGAACTTCGCCTTACATCACCTCTCGGACGAGGAAAAGCGCGAGGCGATCGCGGTCATCGCCGACCTCGAGCCCCGTCGGTTCGTCCTCGGGGACGTGATGTTCTTCGGGGAGCCCGACCCCGACGAGCCGTTCTACTCGCCCGAGGTCGACGATCCGGCGACCGTCGGCGTGCTCGCGGACGCCTTTACCGACGCCGGCTTCTCGCTGACGGCCGTCGAACGGGTCCACGACCAGGTTGGCGTATTAGTCGCAGAACGGGGTCCGACCGACGTCGACGCGGCGGCCGAATAG